In a single window of the Rhodothermales bacterium genome:
- a CDS encoding DUF4440 domain-containing protein — translation MRRLLVVLALVALALPVRAQSRDAERAIAASNERFESTFAVGDAAGMAAFYTADGEILAPNLPIFVGQGAIQAFWQAGFNQGLSGIDLTTEDVNAVGNYAIERGTYALMVPGLTVDQGKYIVVWQKVRGAWKMHQDIFNSDLPLPAPARSEAAPDSKSRRPVFQ, via the coding sequence ATGCGCCGTCTCCTCGTAGTCCTCGCCCTCGTCGCTCTCGCCCTCCCCGTCCGCGCGCAGTCGCGGGACGCCGAGCGAGCCATCGCCGCCTCCAACGAGCGGTTCGAGAGCACCTTCGCCGTCGGTGATGCTGCCGGGATGGCCGCGTTCTACACCGCCGACGGGGAGATCCTCGCGCCGAACCTCCCGATCTTCGTGGGGCAGGGCGCCATCCAAGCGTTCTGGCAGGCCGGCTTCAACCAGGGCCTCTCCGGGATCGACCTCACGACGGAGGACGTGAACGCCGTCGGCAACTACGCCATCGAGCGCGGCACCTACGCGCTCATGGTCCCCGGGCTGACCGTTGACCAGGGGAAGTACATCGTCGTGTGGCAGAAGGTGCGCGGAGCGTGGAAGATGCACCAGGACATCTTCAACTCGGACCTGCCGCTCCCCGCTCCGGCGCGGTCTGAAGCCGCTCCCGATTCGAAGTCGCGGCGGCCCGTCTTCCAGTGA
- a CDS encoding polysaccharide deacetylase family protein, translated as MPVRLFAVLLFGLAACTDTPPDSLPEAVPVAVAADTLDRRVAVTFDDLPAVALPSGMHCDRAALDAFTDTLLAEIGEVPTTGFVVEGHGCDDEGLLPGLLTAWLDAGHELGNHTASHPDLNDLTVAEYTADIVRGETVTKPLVEARGQRLRYFRYPYLHAGDTAEKKAAVEAFLAERGYTNAPVTLDNDEWIFARAYALAAERGDAELKQRIGAAYVDFMEAVTVHFEGWSVEVLGYEPPQVLLVHANLLNADTFGEVAAMLARRGYRFVSLEEALEDPAYARPDPYVGPYGISWLHRWALDEGLERRWEPDAPEWVTAIYEEG; from the coding sequence ATGCCTGTCCGTCTCTTCGCCGTCCTCCTTTTCGGCCTCGCCGCCTGCACCGATACGCCGCCCGATTCTCTGCCTGAGGCCGTCCCCGTCGCGGTCGCTGCCGACACGCTCGACCGCCGCGTGGCCGTCACGTTCGATGACCTGCCGGCCGTCGCCCTCCCGAGCGGGATGCACTGCGACCGGGCCGCGCTCGACGCCTTCACCGACACGCTGCTCGCCGAGATCGGCGAGGTGCCGACGACCGGCTTCGTCGTGGAAGGGCACGGCTGCGACGATGAGGGCCTGCTCCCCGGGCTGTTGACGGCGTGGCTCGACGCGGGGCACGAGTTGGGCAACCACACGGCCTCGCACCCCGACCTCAACGACCTCACCGTCGCCGAGTATACGGCCGACATCGTGCGCGGCGAGACGGTGACGAAGCCGCTCGTGGAGGCGCGCGGGCAACGGCTCCGCTACTTCCGTTACCCGTACCTCCACGCGGGCGACACCGCCGAGAAGAAAGCCGCCGTCGAGGCGTTCCTCGCCGAGCGCGGCTACACGAACGCACCCGTCACGCTCGACAACGATGAGTGGATCTTCGCCCGCGCCTACGCCCTCGCCGCCGAGCGCGGCGACGCCGAGTTGAAGCAGCGGATCGGCGCGGCCTACGTCGACTTCATGGAGGCCGTTACGGTGCACTTCGAGGGCTGGTCGGTGGAGGTGCTCGGGTACGAGCCGCCGCAGGTGCTGCTCGTCCACGCGAACCTCCTCAACGCCGACACCTTCGGCGAGGTCGCGGCGATGCTGGCGCGGCGCGGCTACCGCTTCGTGTCGCTGGAGGAAGCGCTGGAGGACCCGGCGTACGCCCGGCCGGACCCGTACGTCGGGCCGTACGGCATCTCGTGGCTGCACCGCTGGGCGCTCGACGAAGGGCTGGAGCGGCGGTGGGAGCCCGACGCGCCGGAGTGGGTGACGGCGATCTACGAAGAGGGATGA
- a CDS encoding type I restriction enzyme HsdR N-terminal domain-containing protein, producing the protein MEPLNFPPSAPFDVRRHEGRLVIRDEVRRKYVRLTPEEWVRQHLIRTLTEALGYPLGLLAVEKKLDAVGGPRRADLVVWGRGAAGLHRPLLIAECKAPSVKLGQAVFDQVSRYNTVALAPHLVVTNGRAHYCWTVDRAAGTFRFLDTIPPFRDLTG; encoded by the coding sequence GTGGAGCCGCTCAACTTCCCACCCAGCGCCCCGTTCGACGTCCGCCGCCACGAGGGGCGGCTCGTGATCCGCGACGAGGTCCGGCGGAAGTACGTCCGGCTGACGCCCGAGGAGTGGGTCCGGCAGCACCTCATCCGCACGCTCACCGAGGCGCTCGGCTACCCGCTCGGGCTGCTCGCCGTCGAGAAGAAGCTCGACGCCGTCGGCGGCCCGCGCCGCGCCGACCTCGTGGTGTGGGGCCGGGGCGCGGCGGGGCTGCACCGGCCGCTCCTCATCGCCGAGTGCAAGGCGCCGTCGGTGAAGCTCGGGCAGGCCGTGTTCGACCAGGTCTCGCGCTACAACACCGTCGCGCTCGCGCCGCACCTCGTCGTGACGAACGGTCGCGCGCACTACTGCTGGACCGTGGACCGCGCCGCCGGCACGTTCCGTTTTCTCGACACGATCCCACCGTTCCGCGACCTCACGGGTTGA
- a CDS encoding copper-binding protein: MSLRLLLALAPCLLLAACSDDADSSLDATPPPSIEPGTAPVAGPDAIPNSFDVRGLYLGTAFDSAAAVISHEEIEGFMGAMRMQLRVADRSELRGLREGDKIRFRLADPGGNGYQISQIEKLPPDTPLELADYGADGVPPEASIQLPDSSDGS, translated from the coding sequence ATGTCGCTCCGCCTCCTCCTCGCCCTCGCGCCCTGCCTGCTCCTCGCCGCCTGCTCCGACGACGCGGACTCGTCGCTCGACGCCACGCCGCCGCCGTCCATCGAGCCCGGCACGGCGCCCGTGGCGGGTCCCGACGCGATCCCGAATTCCTTCGACGTGCGCGGGCTCTACCTCGGCACCGCGTTCGACAGCGCGGCGGCCGTCATCAGCCACGAGGAGATCGAGGGGTTCATGGGGGCGATGCGGATGCAGCTCCGCGTCGCCGACCGCTCCGAGCTGCGCGGGCTCCGCGAGGGCGACAAGATCCGCTTCCGCCTCGCCGACCCCGGCGGGAACGGCTACCAGATAAGCCAGATCGAGAAGCTCCCTCCGGACACCCCGCTGGAACTCGCCGACTACGGAGCGGACGGCGTGCCGCCCGAGGCGTCGATCCAGCTCCCCGACAGCTCGGACGGCTCGTGA
- a CDS encoding putative nucleotidyltransferase substrate binding domain-containing protein, protein MSSITERLAALLEHTPPFDHFTPAERQSLIGDMTLEIYEPGEVIREQGSDIHRALYVVESGLVRLYDANQNKLINMVGEGSIFGSYGMLQGGILPYEAKAVEPTVCALLSAEHFQHLYKDDPTFAAYFDEDLKQYVRTLDTEMDASGAFLLFDTSLANVLYHDPLTVGPDATVRDAAQLMRDHEGDTVLVVQDGSAMGLITEGDLVNRIIADGAAPTTPVMELVERPPITLSGSSRLFDAVRVMMEYRIRRVVVTSDKEGANPILGVISAEDIAHFRGLDPVATVERLEKARSVGELATIRSESNRRFFRLYQQGVQSESLLEVVAEMDDQLKTRLLYLVEREAREAQPELAVDLPWAWIAFGAPGRREAALYTSQSNGLVYADPSSDDEAGRAAEWFAYLTERAVAALAECGIQPSASGILASEEAFRQPLAQWVAAYDQWIAGADPNASLRAALCFDLRAIHGDDDLVDTLRDEIRTRLDGARRFFALLMREATKNRPPISWLGRFELESEGGAEGLNLRERGLNPIVDIARVLALETGYLRSTNTFDRLRHLREARPDLEREEKALLGAFATLSDMHLRAQMQAAETGVTPSDLIDPNGLHKSQQNLLKETFKKVDKVQQTLQDRYERG, encoded by the coding sequence ATGAGTTCTATCACCGAGCGCCTCGCCGCCCTCCTCGAGCACACGCCCCCCTTCGACCACTTCACACCCGCCGAGCGCCAGAGCCTCATCGGCGACATGACGCTGGAGATCTACGAGCCGGGCGAGGTCATCCGCGAGCAGGGCTCCGACATCCACCGCGCGCTCTACGTCGTCGAGTCCGGGCTCGTCCGGCTCTACGACGCGAACCAGAACAAGCTGATCAACATGGTCGGCGAGGGGTCCATCTTCGGGTCGTACGGGATGCTCCAGGGCGGCATCCTCCCGTACGAGGCGAAGGCCGTCGAGCCGACCGTCTGCGCGCTGCTCTCGGCCGAGCACTTCCAGCACCTCTACAAGGACGACCCGACATTCGCGGCCTACTTCGACGAGGACCTCAAGCAGTACGTCCGCACGCTCGACACGGAGATGGACGCGAGCGGCGCGTTCCTCCTCTTCGACACGAGCCTCGCGAACGTGCTCTACCACGATCCGCTTACGGTGGGGCCGGACGCGACGGTGCGCGACGCCGCCCAGCTCATGCGCGACCACGAGGGCGACACGGTCCTCGTCGTGCAGGACGGGAGCGCGATGGGGCTCATCACCGAGGGCGACCTCGTCAACCGGATCATCGCCGACGGCGCCGCGCCGACGACGCCGGTGATGGAGCTCGTCGAGCGCCCGCCGATCACGCTCAGCGGTTCGTCGCGCCTCTTCGACGCCGTCCGCGTGATGATGGAGTACCGCATCCGCCGCGTCGTGGTGACGAGCGACAAGGAGGGCGCGAACCCCATCCTCGGCGTGATCTCGGCCGAGGACATCGCCCACTTCCGCGGGCTCGACCCGGTGGCGACGGTGGAGCGGCTGGAGAAGGCCCGCTCGGTCGGCGAGCTGGCTACGATCCGCAGCGAGTCGAACCGCCGGTTCTTCCGGCTCTACCAGCAGGGCGTCCAGAGCGAGTCGCTCCTCGAAGTCGTGGCCGAGATGGACGACCAGCTCAAGACGCGGCTGCTCTACCTCGTCGAGCGCGAGGCGCGCGAGGCGCAGCCGGAGCTGGCCGTGGACCTGCCGTGGGCGTGGATCGCCTTCGGCGCGCCGGGCCGCCGCGAGGCCGCGCTCTACACGAGCCAGTCCAACGGGCTCGTCTACGCCGACCCCTCCAGCGACGACGAGGCCGGGCGCGCGGCCGAGTGGTTCGCCTACCTCACCGAGCGCGCCGTGGCCGCCCTCGCCGAGTGCGGCATCCAGCCCAGCGCCTCGGGCATCCTCGCCTCCGAAGAGGCCTTCCGCCAGCCGCTCGCCCAGTGGGTCGCGGCCTATGACCAGTGGATTGCCGGGGCCGACCCCAACGCCTCGCTCCGCGCCGCCCTCTGCTTCGACCTCCGCGCCATCCACGGCGACGACGACCTCGTGGATACCCTCCGCGACGAGATCCGCACGCGGCTCGACGGCGCCCGCCGCTTCTTCGCTCTCCTCATGCGCGAGGCCACGAAGAACCGCCCGCCGATCTCGTGGCTCGGCCGCTTCGAGCTGGAGTCGGAGGGCGGCGCCGAGGGCCTCAACCTCCGCGAGCGCGGGCTGAACCCGATCGTCGACATCGCCCGCGTGCTCGCCCTCGAGACGGGCTACCTCCGCAGCACGAACACGTTCGACCGGCTCCGCCACCTCCGCGAGGCGCGGCCGGACCTGGAGCGCGAGGAGAAGGCCCTCCTCGGCGCGTTCGCCACGCTCTCGGACATGCACCTCCGCGCGCAGATGCAGGCCGCCGAGACCGGCGTGACGCCGAGCGACCTCATCGACCCGAACGGCCTCCACAAGAGCCAGCAGAACCTGCTGAAGGAGACGTTCAAGAAGGTCGACAAGGTGCAGCAGACGCTGCAGGACCGCTACGAGCGCGGGTAG
- a CDS encoding ATP-binding protein: METGGATGTNREISHAVLKRTLLTMNNLALLTDPRLPGNPIVWVNDFFCAFTGYERREVLGRNCRFLQGDDRDQPGRHRLRAAVRAAEPCNVVLRNYKKDGTLFYNHLYLSPVVEGGAVVYFVGLQHDATDREHAVRLQRDREVHEAAERERERFGMDLHDGLGQELAGIAFFTGALCQRLAADGSAYAKDVRQLLEYIQSAQGAAWDLARGLSPVDASPHGLGDAIARLCRQVAEIHPEVVSRCDVEAFAFAEGREARYLFRIAQEAVNNAVKHAAASEISVSLHRSEGEVVLEIVDDGVGVPHHVLDADFSLTGSHSAEATAERTRHGMGLYGMRYRAELIGARLAIWPRESGGTVVRCVLPVDEA, encoded by the coding sequence TTGGAAACTGGTGGAGCGACAGGGACCAACCGCGAGATCTCGCACGCCGTCCTCAAGCGCACGCTCCTCACGATGAACAACCTCGCGCTCTTGACGGACCCGCGCCTCCCGGGCAACCCCATCGTGTGGGTGAACGACTTCTTCTGCGCGTTCACGGGGTACGAACGCCGCGAAGTTCTCGGCCGGAACTGCCGCTTCCTCCAGGGCGACGACCGCGACCAGCCGGGGCGCCACCGCCTCCGCGCCGCTGTCCGTGCCGCCGAGCCGTGCAACGTCGTGCTGCGGAACTACAAGAAGGACGGGACCCTCTTCTACAACCACCTCTACCTGAGCCCGGTCGTGGAGGGGGGAGCGGTGGTGTACTTCGTCGGTCTCCAGCACGATGCCACCGACCGCGAGCATGCGGTCCGGCTCCAGCGCGACCGGGAGGTCCACGAGGCGGCCGAGCGCGAGCGCGAGCGGTTCGGGATGGACCTCCACGACGGCCTCGGGCAGGAGCTGGCGGGGATCGCTTTCTTCACGGGCGCGCTCTGCCAGCGGCTGGCCGCGGACGGCTCCGCCTACGCGAAGGACGTGCGCCAGCTCCTGGAGTACATCCAGTCGGCGCAGGGCGCGGCGTGGGACCTCGCTCGCGGGCTGAGCCCGGTGGACGCGTCGCCCCACGGCCTCGGCGATGCGATCGCGCGGTTGTGCCGGCAGGTGGCGGAGATCCACCCGGAGGTCGTGAGCCGGTGCGACGTGGAGGCCTTCGCTTTCGCGGAGGGACGGGAAGCGCGCTACCTGTTTCGGATCGCTCAGGAGGCGGTCAACAACGCGGTGAAGCACGCGGCGGCGTCGGAGATCTCCGTCTCGCTCCACCGCTCGGAAGGCGAGGTGGTCCTCGAGATCGTAGATGACGGGGTCGGCGTGCCGCACCACGTGCTCGACGCCGACTTTAGCCTGACCGGCTCCCACAGCGCGGAGGCGACCGCCGAGCGGACGCGGCACGGGATGGGGCTCTACGGGATGCGCTACCGCGCCGAACTCATCGGCGCGCGGCTGGCGATCTGGCCGCGCGAGTCGGGCGGCACCGTCGTGCGCTGCGTGCTCCCGGTCGACGAGGCGTAG
- a CDS encoding GIY-YIG nuclease family protein — protein sequence MAKMYWVYILTNRLGTLYVGMTSDLERRIAEHRAGHFPNAFTARYAMDRLIYAEPYDSARDATQRERQLKAWRREKKKVALINAANPTWRDLTAGDKSSGRSAR from the coding sequence ATGGCGAAAATGTACTGGGTCTACATCCTCACCAACCGCTTGGGGACGCTGTACGTCGGCATGACGAGCGACCTGGAACGGCGGATCGCGGAGCACCGGGCGGGGCACTTCCCGAACGCCTTCACTGCGCGCTACGCGATGGACCGGCTGATCTACGCCGAGCCCTACGACTCGGCGCGGGACGCCACGCAACGGGAGCGGCAACTCAAAGCGTGGCGGCGCGAGAAGAAGAAGGTCGCCCTCATCAACGCTGCGAATCCAACCTGGCGGGACCTGACGGCAGGCGATAAATCATCGGGGCGTTCGGCTCGGTAG
- a CDS encoding DUF2283 domain-containing protein, whose product MKQRPERAVTVYYDHEGDYLEVLFEQKPGYFRETDHDAVMERVDTDGHVIGFSILKASMPTGQPLAVTLGA is encoded by the coding sequence ATGAAGCAACGACCCGAGCGCGCCGTGACCGTCTACTACGACCACGAAGGCGACTACCTGGAGGTGCTGTTCGAGCAGAAGCCCGGCTACTTCCGCGAGACGGACCACGACGCCGTGATGGAGCGCGTGGACACGGACGGGCACGTCATCGGCTTCTCCATCCTCAAAGCCAGCATGCCGACCGGTCAGCCGCTGGCCGTGACACTCGGCGCCTAG
- a CDS encoding type II toxin-antitoxin system HicB family antitoxin: protein MKYLVVIEPTNTGFSAYSPDLPGCVATGATEEEVEREMREAMAFHVEGLRLESYPVPEPTTRSAYVEVASAA from the coding sequence ATGAAATACCTCGTCGTCATCGAGCCAACCAACACTGGGTTCTCGGCCTATTCCCCGGACCTCCCCGGCTGCGTAGCTACAGGAGCAACGGAGGAAGAAGTAGAGCGGGAGATGCGGGAGGCGATGGCATTCCACGTCGAAGGGCTCCGCCTCGAAAGCTACCCCGTGCCCGAGCCGACCACGCGCTCTGCCTACGTCGAAGTCGCGAGCGCCGCATGA
- a CDS encoding vitamin B12-dependent ribonucleotide reductase, giving the protein MPKKTTPPTPASDALARGLTIDRTFSSAGADPFDSVEWGTRDAAIKNHTGAFIFEQKDVEFPTSWSQLATNVVASKYFYGDLASGNGSPKDGQREHSLRQLIHRVTRTITDWGQAQHYFASDADADAFYDELTWLCVNQHGAFNSPVWFNVGLNHQYGVRDSGGKTIYGWDPETDTIKSVDPYERPQASACFIIAVNDSVDDIWKLMEESARLFKFGSGVGADWSKLRSSREKLSGGGQPSGPVSFMKVQDATGGTIKSGGKTRRAAIMQTLKSWHPDIMEFVEAKMTEEKKAWALIEQGYDGSFNGPAYGSVAFQNVNQSVRVDDALMQAVEADGLYDLKAVTSGEVVDSVPARSILDGIAEGTHLCGDPGLQYEDTIQKWHTCPNTDAINSSNPCSEYMFLDNSACNLASLNLRKFQTGSGRFDVDRFRAAARIFLTAQEILVDNAGYPSASIAKNSHDYRPLGLGFANLGALLMAMGLPYDSDEGRAVAAAIMAMEHCEGYARSAEIAANERIGPFNGFDKNREPFLHVMRMHRDAVAEIHPSCPDYLRAAAKESADRMVELGEQYGYRNAQATVLAPTGTIGFMMDCDTTGIEPDIALVKYKLLAGKGDGLMKIVNQTVPEALEQLGYTAAETQTILDYIDEHDTIEGAPGLRDEHLPVFDCAFKPFNGERSIGHLGHIQMMAACQPFISGAISKTVNLPEHATPEDIADAYMQGWKLGLKAVAIYRENSKRSQPLSTKEGGNTKNKEAAVAEHAGDGAALEAGLTDPQIVEKVVYKPIRKRLPDERPSITHKFSIAGHEGYLHIGLYPDTSLPGEIFITMAKQGSTVSGMMDAFATAISLAFQYGVPLEDLCSKFSHMRFEPAGFTNNQQIPIAKSIMDYIFRYLSIKFLGHTTPEPVEDPVNPKQAVADEALRSGPASDESQIGMFDAPTGTVDSLVGQTVEAFMQVQDARTPAATSTFRNQEDAPACPNCGSITVRAGSCYSCVNCGASTGCG; this is encoded by the coding sequence ATGCCGAAGAAGACCACACCCCCGACGCCCGCCTCCGACGCCCTCGCTCGCGGCCTGACGATCGACCGCACGTTCTCCAGCGCCGGCGCCGACCCCTTCGACAGCGTCGAGTGGGGCACGCGCGACGCCGCCATCAAGAACCACACGGGGGCGTTCATCTTCGAGCAGAAAGACGTCGAGTTCCCGACCTCGTGGAGCCAGCTCGCCACGAACGTCGTCGCCTCCAAGTATTTCTACGGCGACCTCGCCTCGGGCAACGGCTCGCCGAAAGACGGGCAGCGCGAGCACAGCCTCCGCCAGCTCATCCACCGCGTCACCCGGACGATCACCGACTGGGGCCAGGCGCAGCACTACTTCGCCTCCGACGCCGACGCCGACGCGTTCTACGACGAGCTGACGTGGCTCTGCGTGAACCAGCACGGCGCGTTCAACTCGCCCGTGTGGTTCAACGTCGGGCTCAACCACCAGTACGGCGTCCGCGACTCCGGCGGGAAGACGATCTACGGCTGGGACCCCGAGACCGACACCATCAAGTCCGTCGACCCCTACGAGCGGCCGCAGGCGAGCGCGTGCTTCATCATCGCCGTCAACGACTCCGTCGACGACATCTGGAAGCTGATGGAGGAGAGCGCGCGGCTCTTCAAGTTCGGCTCCGGCGTGGGCGCAGACTGGAGCAAGCTCCGCTCCTCCCGGGAGAAGCTCTCGGGCGGCGGGCAGCCGAGCGGCCCCGTCTCGTTCATGAAGGTGCAGGACGCGACGGGCGGCACGATCAAGTCCGGCGGGAAGACGCGCCGCGCGGCGATCATGCAGACGCTGAAGTCGTGGCACCCCGACATCATGGAGTTCGTCGAGGCCAAGATGACGGAGGAGAAGAAGGCGTGGGCGCTCATCGAGCAGGGCTACGACGGCTCGTTCAACGGCCCGGCCTACGGCAGCGTCGCCTTTCAGAACGTGAACCAGTCGGTCCGCGTGGACGACGCCCTCATGCAGGCCGTCGAAGCGGACGGGCTCTACGACCTCAAGGCCGTCACGAGTGGCGAGGTGGTCGACTCCGTCCCGGCGCGGAGCATCCTCGACGGCATCGCCGAGGGCACGCACCTGTGCGGCGACCCCGGCCTCCAGTACGAGGACACGATCCAGAAATGGCACACGTGCCCGAACACGGACGCGATCAACTCCAGCAATCCCTGCTCGGAGTACATGTTCTTGGACAACAGCGCGTGCAACCTCGCAAGCCTGAACCTCCGCAAGTTCCAGACGGGCAGCGGCCGCTTCGACGTGGACCGCTTCCGCGCCGCCGCGCGCATCTTCCTCACCGCGCAGGAGATCCTCGTCGACAACGCCGGCTACCCGTCGGCGTCGATCGCGAAGAACTCGCACGACTACCGCCCGCTCGGGCTCGGCTTCGCGAATCTCGGCGCGCTCCTGATGGCAATGGGGCTACCGTACGATTCCGATGAGGGACGCGCCGTCGCCGCCGCGATCATGGCGATGGAGCACTGCGAGGGCTACGCCCGGAGCGCCGAGATCGCAGCTAACGAGCGGATCGGCCCGTTCAACGGGTTCGACAAGAACCGCGAGCCGTTCCTCCACGTGATGCGGATGCACCGCGACGCCGTCGCTGAGATCCACCCGTCGTGCCCGGACTACCTCCGCGCCGCCGCCAAGGAGTCGGCCGACCGGATGGTCGAACTCGGCGAGCAGTACGGCTACCGCAACGCCCAGGCCACCGTCCTCGCCCCGACCGGCACGATTGGGTTCATGATGGACTGCGACACGACGGGGATCGAGCCCGACATCGCGCTCGTGAAGTACAAGCTCCTCGCGGGCAAGGGCGACGGGCTGATGAAGATCGTCAACCAGACCGTGCCCGAGGCGCTGGAGCAGCTCGGCTACACCGCCGCCGAGACGCAAACCATCCTCGACTACATCGACGAGCACGACACGATCGAGGGCGCGCCGGGGCTCCGCGACGAGCACCTGCCGGTCTTCGACTGCGCGTTCAAGCCGTTCAACGGCGAGCGCTCCATCGGCCACCTCGGCCACATCCAGATGATGGCGGCGTGCCAGCCGTTCATCTCCGGCGCGATCTCGAAGACCGTCAACCTCCCCGAGCACGCGACGCCCGAGGACATCGCCGACGCCTACATGCAGGGCTGGAAGCTCGGCCTCAAGGCCGTCGCGATCTACCGCGAGAACTCGAAGCGCAGCCAGCCGCTCTCGACGAAGGAAGGCGGCAACACGAAGAACAAAGAGGCCGCCGTCGCCGAGCACGCGGGCGACGGAGCCGCGCTCGAAGCGGGCCTCACGGACCCGCAGATCGTGGAGAAGGTCGTCTACAAGCCGATCCGCAAGCGGCTGCCCGACGAGCGCCCGAGCATCACGCACAAGTTCTCGATCGCCGGGCACGAGGGCTACCTCCACATCGGGCTCTACCCCGACACGAGCCTGCCCGGCGAGATCTTCATCACGATGGCGAAGCAGGGCTCGACGGTCTCGGGCATGATGGACGCCTTCGCGACCGCGATCTCGCTCGCGTTCCAGTACGGCGTGCCGCTCGAAGACCTCTGCTCGAAGTTCTCCCACATGCGGTTCGAGCCGGCGGGGTTCACGAACAACCAGCAGATCCCGATCGCGAAGTCCATCATGGACTACATCTTCCGCTACCTCTCGATCAAATTCCTCGGGCACACGACGCCCGAGCCCGTCGAGGACCCGGTAAACCCTAAGCAGGCCGTTGCGGACGAAGCACTCCGCAGCGGCCCGGCCTCCGACGAGTCACAGATCGGGATGTTCGACGCGCCGACGGGGACGGTCGATTCGCTCGTCGGGCAGACGGTGGAGGCGTTCATGCAGGTGCAGGACGCCCGCACCCCGGCGGCGACCTCGACGTTCCGCAACCAGGAGGACGCCCCCGCCTGTCCGAACTGCGGCAGCATCACAGTCCGCGCAGGTAGCTGCTATTCCTGCGTTAATTGCGGAGCGAGCACAGGTTGTGGTTGA
- a CDS encoding alkaline phosphatase D family protein yields MLRCFPLLLVLLSGCTMLQADVVAVDTPRDVAAPPPVAVAQGAEALRAGPMLGYATHREVAVWVQTTRPADVQLRYAPTENGHAAPARPGVTEVLRATAETDHIATFHIADLEPGTRYRYDVLIDGVAAMRPYPTQFQTQALWEWRTDPPDFTVAVGSCFYVNDTIYDRPGNPYGGDYRILSSIRARRPDLMLWLGDNTYLREVDWWSERGMRYRYSHSRSLAELQPLLASTANYATWDDHDYGPNDSDRSYVLKGAALDVFQDYWPNVSYGLPDVPGVFTHFQWADAEFFLLDDRYHRTPNAEPDWEDRQVLGDAQLEWLLEALTASRAPFKIVALGGQVLNPTQIYETYANVAPEERERLLAGIVARRIEGVVFLSGDRHHTEVIRLQPEGFYPLYDFTSSPLTAGAATPEREFDNPARVPGTLVSGKRNFGTLSFYGPRRDRTLVMRTYDTDGALLWELAVNASDLQLPRGR; encoded by the coding sequence ATGCTCCGCTGCTTCCCGCTCCTGCTCGTCCTCCTCTCCGGCTGCACGATGCTGCAGGCGGATGTCGTAGCGGTAGACACCCCGCGCGACGTTGCCGCGCCGCCGCCTGTCGCCGTCGCGCAAGGGGCCGAGGCGTTGCGGGCCGGCCCTATGCTCGGCTACGCCACGCACCGCGAAGTGGCCGTGTGGGTGCAGACGACGCGGCCGGCCGACGTGCAACTCCGCTACGCGCCGACGGAGAACGGGCACGCCGCGCCCGCCAGGCCGGGCGTGACGGAAGTCCTCCGCGCGACGGCCGAGACCGACCACATCGCCACGTTCCACATCGCCGACCTCGAGCCCGGCACGCGCTACCGCTACGACGTGCTCATCGACGGCGTCGCGGCGATGCGGCCCTACCCGACGCAGTTCCAGACGCAGGCGCTCTGGGAGTGGCGCACCGACCCGCCGGACTTCACCGTCGCCGTGGGCTCGTGCTTCTACGTCAACGATACGATCTACGACCGGCCCGGCAACCCCTACGGCGGCGACTACCGCATCCTCTCGTCGATCCGCGCTCGGCGGCCCGACCTCATGCTCTGGCTCGGCGACAACACGTACCTCCGCGAGGTCGACTGGTGGAGCGAGCGGGGGATGCGCTACCGCTACAGCCACTCCCGCAGCCTCGCCGAACTCCAGCCGCTCCTCGCCTCCACGGCCAACTACGCCACGTGGGACGACCACGACTACGGCCCGAACGACTCCGACCGATCGTACGTCCTCAAGGGCGCGGCGCTCGACGTCTTCCAGGATTACTGGCCGAACGTCTCGTACGGCCTCCCCGATGTGCCCGGGGTGTTCACCCACTTCCAGTGGGCCGACGCTGAGTTCTTCCTCCTCGACGACCGCTACCACCGCACGCCGAACGCCGAGCCCGACTGGGAGGACCGGCAGGTGCTCGGTGACGCCCAGCTCGAATGGCTGCTCGAAGCCCTCACGGCGAGCCGCGCGCCGTTCAAGATCGTCGCGCTCGGCGGGCAGGTGCTCAACCCGACGCAGATCTACGAGACGTACGCGAACGTCGCGCCCGAGGAACGGGAGCGGCTCCTCGCGGGCATCGTCGCGCGGCGGATCGAGGGCGTCGTCTTCCTCTCCGGCGACCGCCACCACACCGAGGTCATCCGTCTCCAGCCCGAGGGGTTCTACCCGCTCTACGACTTCACGAGCTCGCCGCTCACCGCCGGCGCCGCCACGCCCGAGCGCGAGTTCGACAACCCGGCGCGCGTGCCGGGCACCCTCGTCTCCGGCAAACGCAACTTCGGGACGCTCTCGTTCTACGGGCCGCGCCGCGACCGCACCCTCGTCATGCGGACCTACGACACCGACGGCGCGCTGCTGTGGGAGCTCGCCGTGAACGCGAGCGACCTCCAGCTCCCGCGCGGGCGCTGA